The following are encoded in a window of Mumia flava genomic DNA:
- a CDS encoding ATP-dependent DNA helicase: MTAAVPDPDSTRDGDDETASQVSDGPDGGRVADPDSEPDHGRLRAVLHAAVQAVGGTERPGQVQMAEAVAQAIESGEHLLVQAGTGTGKSLGYLVPSLLHDERVVVATATLQLQHQLVERDIPALLDGARTVLGRTPKPAVVKGRGNYACLHRVREGAPDEQGVLVEAPTGSLGEEVVMLRSWAEAEAERAGVGDRDAAPAHTDRAWRQVSVQARECLGAARCPYARECFAEIARDDAADADVVVTNHALLAIDAIDGVPMLPEYDTVVVDEAHELVARVTQASTAELSPTMVERAGRRARALVRGREADDLEDAADALRGALSGLEPGRVTVPPDALADALSLVRDSARACMSALPKESKEAPGEGDAARQQTRSTLDDVRKVAERMASASELDVLWVVDRDAARGGAELRIAPIDVAATLRDKLFAENTVVLTSATLKLGGGFEPIARTLGLTPGESDWDAIDVGSPFDYGKQAMLYVARHLPPPGRDGASSASLDEIAALVEAAGGRTLGLFSSRRAAEAATEAVRERLGDAVEVLCQGDAQLSELARRFVEEPRTCLFGTLSLWQGIDLPGSTCQLVLIDRIPFPRPDDPLMSARQRLVERRGGNGFMTVAATHAALLLAQGAGRLIRRSDDRGVVAVLDSRLATARYGSFLASSMPPMWRTTDRGVVLGALRRLDAAAPAG; encoded by the coding sequence ATGACCGCCGCCGTACCCGACCCGGACAGCACCCGCGACGGCGATGATGAGACGGCGTCTCAGGTCTCCGACGGACCGGATGGTGGACGCGTCGCGGACCCGGACAGCGAGCCGGACCACGGTCGGCTGCGGGCGGTCCTGCATGCCGCCGTCCAGGCCGTCGGCGGCACCGAACGGCCTGGTCAGGTGCAGATGGCCGAGGCCGTGGCTCAGGCGATCGAGTCCGGCGAGCACCTGCTCGTCCAGGCCGGCACCGGCACCGGGAAGTCGCTCGGCTACCTCGTTCCGAGCCTGCTGCACGACGAGCGTGTCGTGGTCGCGACCGCTACCCTCCAGCTCCAGCACCAGCTCGTGGAGCGCGACATCCCGGCTCTGCTCGACGGCGCCCGTACGGTCCTCGGTCGGACGCCGAAGCCTGCGGTGGTGAAGGGCCGGGGCAACTACGCGTGCCTGCACCGCGTCCGCGAGGGCGCGCCGGACGAGCAGGGCGTGCTCGTCGAGGCGCCCACCGGCTCGCTCGGCGAGGAGGTCGTGATGCTGCGGTCGTGGGCCGAGGCCGAGGCGGAGCGTGCCGGGGTCGGCGACCGTGACGCCGCCCCGGCCCACACGGACCGGGCGTGGCGCCAGGTCAGCGTGCAGGCCCGTGAGTGCCTCGGCGCCGCGCGCTGCCCGTACGCCCGGGAGTGCTTCGCGGAGATCGCGCGCGACGACGCAGCGGACGCGGACGTCGTCGTGACGAACCACGCGCTGCTCGCGATCGACGCGATCGACGGGGTGCCGATGCTCCCGGAGTACGACACGGTGGTGGTCGACGAGGCACACGAGCTGGTCGCCCGCGTCACGCAGGCGTCCACCGCCGAGCTGTCGCCGACGATGGTCGAGCGTGCGGGGCGCCGCGCGCGGGCGCTCGTACGGGGCCGCGAGGCCGACGACCTCGAAGACGCGGCGGACGCCCTCCGCGGTGCCCTGAGCGGTCTCGAGCCGGGTCGCGTCACCGTGCCCCCGGACGCACTCGCCGACGCCCTGTCGTTGGTGCGCGACAGCGCACGTGCCTGCATGTCGGCGCTCCCGAAGGAGTCCAAGGAGGCACCCGGCGAGGGCGACGCGGCGCGCCAGCAGACCCGCAGCACCCTCGACGACGTCCGGAAGGTCGCCGAGAGGATGGCGTCCGCCTCCGAGCTCGACGTGCTGTGGGTGGTCGATCGCGATGCCGCACGGGGCGGTGCAGAGCTGCGGATCGCGCCGATCGACGTCGCCGCGACGCTGCGCGACAAGCTCTTCGCCGAGAACACCGTGGTGCTGACCAGCGCCACGCTGAAGCTCGGCGGAGGCTTCGAGCCGATCGCGCGGACGCTCGGACTGACTCCCGGTGAGTCCGACTGGGACGCGATCGACGTCGGCTCGCCGTTCGACTACGGGAAACAGGCCATGCTGTACGTCGCGCGCCACCTGCCGCCGCCCGGTCGCGACGGCGCGTCGAGCGCCAGCCTGGACGAGATCGCCGCGCTGGTCGAGGCGGCGGGCGGCCGTACGCTCGGGCTGTTCTCGTCGCGACGCGCCGCGGAGGCGGCGACGGAGGCCGTCCGTGAACGGCTCGGCGACGCGGTCGAGGTGCTGTGCCAGGGTGACGCGCAGCTGTCGGAGCTCGCGCGGCGGTTCGTGGAGGAGCCGCGGACCTGCCTGTTCGGGACGCTGAGCCTCTGGCAGGGGATCGACCTGCCCGGTTCGACCTGCCAGCTCGTGCTGATCGACCGGATCCCGTTCCCGCGACCCGACGACCCGTTGATGAGTGCGCGGCAGCGGCTGGTGGAGCGGCGCGGCGGCAACGGGTTCATGACGGTCGCTGCGACCCACGCT
- a CDS encoding ABC transporter ATP-binding protein, producing MTVRFGGLVALDDVSVDVAPGQVHGVIGPNGAGKTTFFNVCCGFLKPDSGTLSWEGEPLRRLRPHDLAGLGIARTLQGVGLFPGMSALENVMTGAAVRSRSGFVSAALGLPRGQRDERELRDRAMAALVDLDAGHLAPRYPGMLPYPDQKKVALARALVAEPRMLLLDEPAAGLSESEMDELGDLVQKLTGRMSVMLVEHHMDLVMRICDRITVLDFGQVIAHGTPAQVKDDPKVIAAYLGAEVEGGDPAATQAEPTDAAEPTDSTDPTDSSADPTDPADPTTKEA from the coding sequence GTGACGGTGCGGTTCGGTGGCCTGGTCGCACTCGACGACGTCTCGGTCGACGTCGCACCCGGCCAGGTCCACGGTGTGATCGGACCGAACGGCGCCGGCAAGACGACGTTCTTCAACGTCTGCTGCGGCTTCCTCAAGCCCGACTCCGGGACGCTGTCCTGGGAGGGCGAGCCGCTGCGCCGCCTGCGGCCCCACGACCTCGCCGGTCTCGGGATCGCCCGGACGCTCCAGGGCGTCGGTCTGTTCCCGGGCATGTCCGCTCTCGAGAACGTCATGACGGGCGCCGCAGTGCGCTCGCGCAGCGGCTTCGTGTCGGCGGCGCTCGGCCTCCCGCGCGGCCAGCGGGACGAGCGGGAGCTGCGCGACCGCGCGATGGCGGCGCTCGTCGATCTCGATGCCGGCCACCTTGCGCCCCGCTACCCGGGGATGCTCCCCTACCCCGACCAGAAGAAGGTCGCGCTGGCCCGGGCGCTGGTCGCCGAGCCGCGGATGCTGCTGCTCGACGAGCCCGCGGCCGGCCTGTCCGAGTCGGAGATGGACGAGCTCGGCGACCTGGTCCAGAAGCTCACCGGTCGCATGTCGGTGATGCTCGTCGAGCACCACATGGACCTCGTGATGCGGATCTGCGACCGGATCACCGTCCTCGACTTCGGCCAGGTGATCGCCCACGGCACGCCGGCCCAGGTCAAGGACGACCCGAAGGTGATCGCGGCCTACCTCGGCGCCGAGGTCGAGGGCGGCGATCCCGCCGCCACGCAGGCCGAGCCGACCGACGCGGCGGAGCCGACCGACTCGACGGACCCGACCGACTCGTCGGCCGACCCGACGGACCCGGCCGACCCGACGACGAAGGAGGCCTGA
- a CDS encoding ABC transporter ATP-binding protein produces MLEIRNLTTTYGPVKALDSVDITVERGAITAVLGANGAGKTSLLRTVSGLVRPAAGTVTLDGEDITSAPVESMVRRGMAHVPEGRGVIAELTVEENLRLGMMGAPTNGDASREAPVRTLKDAYGLFPALGDRSNQQAHTLSGGERQMLVIARALLAQPTLLLLDEPSLGLAPRIVAQIFDLVRGLVADSGLTVLLVEQNATSALSIAHTGIVLNLGRVVVTESAEALRRDETLRHSYLGF; encoded by the coding sequence GTGCTCGAGATCCGCAACCTCACCACCACGTACGGGCCGGTGAAGGCGCTCGACTCGGTCGACATCACCGTCGAGCGCGGCGCCATCACGGCCGTCCTCGGTGCGAACGGCGCCGGCAAGACCTCGCTCCTGCGTACGGTCTCCGGCCTGGTCCGGCCCGCTGCCGGCACCGTCACCCTCGACGGCGAGGACATCACGTCGGCGCCGGTCGAGTCGATGGTCCGGCGCGGGATGGCCCACGTCCCCGAGGGGCGCGGCGTGATCGCCGAGCTCACCGTGGAGGAGAACCTCCGCCTCGGGATGATGGGCGCACCCACCAACGGCGACGCCTCCCGCGAGGCGCCGGTCCGGACCCTCAAGGACGCCTACGGGCTGTTCCCCGCACTCGGCGACCGCAGCAACCAGCAGGCGCACACGCTCTCGGGCGGCGAGCGCCAGATGCTGGTGATCGCCCGTGCCCTGCTCGCGCAGCCGACACTGCTGCTCCTGGACGAGCCGTCGCTGGGACTGGCACCCCGGATCGTGGCGCAGATCTTCGACCTGGTCCGCGGGCTGGTGGCCGACTCCGGCCTCACGGTGCTGCTGGTCGAGCAGAACGCCACGAGCGCGCTGTCGATCGCGCACACCGGGATCGTGCTCAACCTGGGCCGTGTCGTCGTCACCGAGTCCGCCGAGGCGCTGCGGCGCGACGAGACGCTCCGGCACTCGTACCTCGGGTTCTGA
- a CDS encoding branched-chain amino acid ABC transporter permease has translation MQQFINVVLNGIIEGAVIAAFALALVLIFRSTRIINFAQGSQAMFTTLIALTLISNDVPYWIAFVVAIAAGFLLGAILERGVIRPLEGGLELNIVIATLGLYVAIQALAAILFGSEFRSFPSPAGLSGFQIGDLNLILTPTSLYIFGTVAVVVIALTLLFRKTNLGLTMRAAAFDGEVSRLLGVKVSHLLTFGWALAGAVGSVAGILAANGGLVYPAYMEVFIVFGFIAAVIGGLDSPVGAVVGGLLLGLVNSAVSNYGAPGLVNIAAFVLLIAVLLLKPGGLFSSMKERRV, from the coding sequence GTGCAGCAGTTCATCAACGTCGTGCTCAACGGCATCATCGAAGGTGCCGTGATCGCCGCGTTCGCCCTGGCTCTCGTGCTGATCTTCCGCTCCACGCGGATCATCAACTTCGCGCAGGGCTCGCAAGCCATGTTCACCACCCTGATCGCGCTGACGCTGATCAGCAACGACGTCCCCTACTGGATCGCGTTCGTCGTCGCGATCGCCGCCGGGTTCCTGCTCGGCGCGATCCTCGAGCGTGGTGTGATCCGTCCGCTCGAGGGCGGCCTCGAGCTCAACATCGTGATCGCCACGCTCGGTCTGTACGTGGCGATCCAGGCGCTGGCCGCGATCCTGTTCGGGTCGGAGTTCCGCTCGTTCCCCTCGCCCGCCGGGCTCAGCGGGTTCCAGATCGGCGACCTGAACCTCATCCTCACGCCGACCAGCCTGTACATCTTCGGCACCGTCGCGGTCGTGGTGATCGCCCTGACGCTGCTGTTCCGCAAGACGAACCTCGGCCTCACCATGCGGGCCGCGGCGTTCGACGGCGAGGTGTCGCGGCTCCTCGGCGTGAAGGTGTCGCACCTGCTCACCTTCGGGTGGGCGCTGGCCGGGGCGGTCGGCTCCGTCGCCGGCATCCTCGCCGCGAACGGCGGCCTGGTCTACCCGGCCTACATGGAGGTCTTCATCGTCTTCGGCTTCATCGCCGCGGTCATCGGCGGCCTCGACAGCCCCGTGGGCGCGGTGGTCGGCGGCCTCCTGCTCGGCCTGGTGAACTCGGCGGTCTCCAACTACGGGGCGCCGGGTCTGGTCAACATCGCCGCATTCGTCCTGCTCATCGCCGTGCTGCTCCTCAAGCCCGGCGGCCTGTTCTCCAGCATGAAAGAACGGAGGGTCTGA
- a CDS encoding branched-chain amino acid ABC transporter permease, whose translation MATAAPTPPAPKTETKPSVLNRAWDLNLVRNLLICLAVLVVGVIALESTDAFQNTQLTSLAYYAIAAFGLTALTGLNGQISLGHGALMAVGAYTTALFLGAEEPLPFPVIALAAVVVTSLVGVVVGAAAARLHGPYLAGATLALAVALPSLALYFKETLGGDAGLKVSSPQAPDWFVSMIETLSGNLASSTKYVAYIACVALVVSLFFVLNLKRSKVGRHWRAVRDNDVAAEIAGIHLGRTRVQAFVISAAYAGLAGAVMAIAVRLAAPSAFTIVLSLSVLTAVVIGGLGSITGAVIGAAVLVFLPPWVTGFATDSGLSDTQAAEMAPLVYGIVLVLVMLLAPGGLMGTVSNAWRRTRQRRLAKQASSAS comes from the coding sequence ATGGCGACCGCCGCCCCCACTCCGCCGGCCCCGAAGACCGAGACGAAGCCGTCGGTGCTCAACCGGGCCTGGGACCTCAACCTGGTCCGCAACCTGCTGATCTGCCTGGCCGTCCTCGTCGTCGGCGTCATCGCGCTGGAGAGCACCGATGCCTTCCAGAACACCCAGCTGACGTCGTTGGCGTACTACGCGATCGCCGCCTTCGGCCTGACCGCGCTGACCGGCCTGAACGGCCAGATCTCCCTCGGGCACGGCGCCCTGATGGCCGTCGGCGCCTACACGACCGCCCTGTTCCTCGGCGCCGAGGAGCCGCTGCCGTTCCCGGTGATCGCGCTCGCAGCGGTGGTCGTGACGTCCCTGGTCGGCGTGGTCGTCGGCGCAGCGGCGGCGCGGCTGCACGGCCCGTACCTCGCGGGTGCGACCCTGGCCCTGGCTGTCGCGTTGCCGAGCCTGGCGCTCTACTTCAAGGAGACGCTCGGGGGCGACGCCGGCCTCAAGGTCAGCTCGCCGCAGGCACCCGACTGGTTCGTGTCGATGATCGAGACGCTGTCGGGCAACCTCGCGTCGTCGACGAAGTACGTCGCCTACATCGCCTGCGTCGCGCTCGTGGTCTCGCTCTTCTTCGTGCTGAACCTCAAGCGCTCGAAGGTCGGCCGCCACTGGCGCGCCGTCCGCGACAACGACGTCGCCGCCGAGATCGCCGGGATCCATCTGGGGCGCACCCGCGTCCAGGCGTTCGTGATCAGCGCGGCGTACGCGGGGCTGGCGGGGGCCGTGATGGCGATCGCCGTCCGGCTCGCGGCACCGAGCGCGTTCACCATCGTGCTGTCGCTGTCCGTCCTCACCGCCGTGGTGATCGGCGGGCTCGGCAGCATCACGGGAGCCGTCATCGGCGCAGCCGTGCTGGTGTTCCTCCCCCCGTGGGTCACCGGCTTCGCGACGGACTCCGGCCTGTCCGACACCCAGGCCGCCGAGATGGCACCGCTCGTGTACGGCATCGTCCTGGTGCTCGTCATGCTGCTCGCCCCGGGCGGCCTGATGGGGACGGTCTCGAACGCCTGGCGCCGCACCCGCCAGCGCAGGCTCGCCAAGCAGGCGAGCAGCGCGTCGTGA
- a CDS encoding ABC transporter substrate-binding protein gives MKIGHKPARRSRRLALGAAVAASALLVAACGGGSGDDGGSNDPGLTEDSIKIGGHFPLTGVAAPGYSEIPVGHKAYYDYVNANGGIDGREIEFIAKDDGYNPAKTSEVVNELVLQDEVFAVVSGLGTPTHQAVTDFLNSEGVPDLFVSSGSTLWDQPEDLPETFGWQPDYESEGKIIGKYIAENMPDAKVGIFGQDDELGEDGARGLRQFIDGQVVAEEKYVSGNTDIGTQIGKLQAAGADVVVGFNVPSYTALSQLTAMALNYKPTWFYSNVGSDATLVGSLLEEFSEGAVKGTSPLTGVYTTSYIPTNTDTEDPWIQMFQKVWDETGDGSPLTNYKIYGMSEAYTFVQAAMAAGDDLSRESIVSVIEEEGADFEGPNLVPYRYSEDRHAGIGGMKVVQLTDDGSVEDKTPLYQTDVGDAPVEEYTGEPSTPPESGIPGE, from the coding sequence ATGAAGATTGGCCACAAGCCGGCGCGACGCAGTCGCCGGCTCGCGCTGGGGGCCGCAGTCGCGGCGTCGGCGCTCCTCGTCGCAGCGTGCGGCGGCGGCAGCGGCGACGACGGCGGGTCGAACGACCCGGGTCTCACCGAGGACTCGATCAAGATCGGCGGCCACTTCCCGCTGACGGGTGTCGCGGCACCCGGCTACAGCGAGATCCCGGTCGGCCACAAGGCGTACTACGACTACGTCAACGCCAACGGCGGCATCGACGGCCGCGAGATCGAGTTCATCGCGAAGGACGACGGCTACAACCCGGCCAAGACCTCGGAGGTCGTGAACGAGCTCGTCCTCCAGGACGAGGTGTTCGCGGTCGTCAGCGGGCTCGGCACCCCCACCCACCAGGCCGTGACCGACTTCCTCAATTCCGAGGGCGTCCCGGACCTGTTCGTGAGCTCCGGCTCCACGCTGTGGGACCAGCCGGAGGATCTGCCCGAGACCTTCGGGTGGCAGCCGGACTACGAGTCCGAGGGCAAGATCATCGGCAAGTACATCGCCGAGAACATGCCCGACGCCAAGGTCGGCATCTTCGGCCAGGACGACGAGCTGGGTGAGGACGGCGCCCGCGGTCTGCGTCAGTTCATCGACGGCCAGGTCGTCGCCGAGGAGAAGTACGTCTCCGGCAACACCGACATCGGGACGCAGATCGGCAAGCTCCAGGCGGCCGGCGCCGACGTCGTGGTCGGGTTCAACGTCCCGTCGTACACCGCGCTCTCGCAGCTGACCGCGATGGCGCTGAACTACAAGCCGACCTGGTTCTACTCCAACGTCGGCTCGGACGCGACGCTCGTGGGCTCGCTGCTCGAGGAGTTCTCCGAGGGCGCGGTCAAGGGCACCAGCCCGCTGACCGGTGTCTACACCACGTCGTACATCCCGACGAACACCGACACCGAGGATCCGTGGATCCAGATGTTCCAGAAGGTGTGGGACGAGACGGGTGACGGGTCGCCGCTGACGAACTACAAGATCTACGGCATGTCCGAGGCGTACACCTTCGTCCAGGCGGCGATGGCTGCAGGCGACGACCTGTCGCGCGAGTCGATCGTGTCGGTGATCGAGGAGGAGGGTGCTGACTTCGAGGGCCCGAACCTCGTGCCGTACCGCTACTCGGAGGACCGTCACGCGGGCATCGGCGGCATGAAGGTCGTCCAGCTCACCGACGACGGTTCGGTCGAGGACAAGACCCCGCTGTACCAGACCGACGTGGGCGACGCCCCCGTCGAGGAGTACACCGGCGAGCCGAGCACTCCGCCGGAGTCGGGGATCCCGGGAGAGTGA
- the hflX gene encoding GTPase HflX has protein sequence MTAPNPIPSTSSAEPVGPSVEPVETSAHREPVSAPGEPVSEPVEPVETTPDGDQLDLADRNSLRRVAGLSTELEDISEVEYRQLRLERVVLVGVWTEGSAQDADNSLTELKLLAETAGSEVLDGLIQRRQKADPATYIGRGKVEELTEIVRATGADTVICDGELAPSQLRNLEDRTKVKVVDRTALILDIFAQHAKSREGRAQVELAQLQYMKQRLRGWGGNLSRQAGGRVGGDGGIGGRGPGETKIETDRRRINDKIAKLRRELSGMRRTRDTKRAQRRRHQVPGVVIAGYTNAGKSSLLNRLTRAGVLVEDALFATLDPTTRRTETSDGREYTLSDTVGFVRHLPHQLVEAFRSTLEEVADADLVLHVVDGSHPDPEGQINAVREVFGEIGALDVPEIIVVNKADAADPLVLGRVLNREPHAVVVSARTGEGIDELLAAIEADLPQPEATIDVVIPYERGDLLNQVHLHGEIDALEHTADGTHVVARVHDDLAGALAPYA, from the coding sequence ATGACTGCACCGAACCCGATCCCCAGCACCTCGTCAGCCGAGCCGGTCGGCCCGTCGGTCGAGCCCGTCGAGACCTCTGCACACCGCGAGCCCGTCTCTGCGCCGGGCGAGCCCGTCTCTGAGCCGGTCGAGCCCGTCGAGACCACCCCCGACGGGGACCAGCTCGACCTCGCTGATCGCAACTCGCTGCGCCGCGTCGCAGGGCTGTCGACCGAGCTGGAGGACATCTCCGAGGTCGAGTACCGCCAGCTTCGACTGGAGCGGGTCGTCCTGGTCGGCGTGTGGACCGAGGGGTCCGCGCAGGACGCCGACAACTCGCTCACCGAGCTGAAGCTGCTCGCGGAGACCGCGGGCTCGGAGGTTCTCGACGGGCTGATCCAGCGCCGGCAGAAGGCCGACCCGGCCACGTACATCGGGCGGGGCAAGGTCGAGGAGCTGACCGAGATCGTCCGTGCGACCGGCGCCGACACGGTGATCTGCGACGGTGAGCTCGCACCCAGCCAGCTGCGCAACCTGGAGGACCGGACCAAGGTCAAGGTCGTCGACCGGACTGCCTTGATCCTCGACATCTTCGCCCAGCACGCGAAGTCCCGCGAAGGCCGGGCGCAGGTCGAGCTGGCGCAGCTGCAGTACATGAAGCAGCGCCTGCGCGGCTGGGGCGGCAACCTGTCGCGCCAGGCCGGCGGTCGGGTCGGCGGCGACGGCGGCATCGGCGGTCGTGGTCCAGGCGAGACGAAGATCGAGACCGACCGTCGGCGGATCAACGACAAGATCGCCAAGCTGCGCCGCGAGCTGTCGGGGATGCGTCGCACCCGCGACACCAAGCGGGCGCAGCGCAGGCGTCATCAGGTCCCGGGAGTCGTCATCGCCGGCTACACGAACGCCGGCAAGTCCAGCCTCCTGAATCGCCTGACCCGTGCGGGCGTGCTGGTCGAGGACGCGCTGTTCGCGACCCTGGACCCGACGACCCGGCGTACGGAGACCTCGGACGGGCGCGAGTACACGCTGTCCGACACCGTCGGATTCGTCCGGCACCTCCCGCACCAGCTCGTCGAGGCGTTCCGCTCGACGCTGGAGGAGGTCGCCGACGCCGACCTGGTGCTGCACGTGGTCGACGGGTCGCACCCCGACCCGGAAGGCCAGATCAACGCGGTCCGCGAGGTGTTCGGCGAGATCGGCGCCCTGGACGTGCCCGAGATCATCGTCGTGAACAAGGCCGACGCGGCCGACCCCCTCGTCCTCGGGCGCGTGCTGAACCGCGAGCCGCACGCCGTCGTCGTCTCCGCCCGCACGGGGGAGGGGATCGACGAGCTGCTCGCCGCCATCGAGGCGGACCTGCCGCAGCCCGAGGCCACGATCGACGTGGTGATCCCGTACGAGCGCGGCGACCTGCTCAACCAGGTGCACCTGCACGGTGAGATCGACGCGCTCGAGCACACCGCTGACGGCACGCACGTGGTCGCGCGGGTCCACGACGACCTCGCCGGCGCACTCGCCCCGTACGCCTGA
- the dapF gene encoding diaminopimelate epimerase has product MTSFAWLKGHGTENDFVLLPDPEGDVHGTLDAAFVAGLCHRRRGLGADGVMRVIRTAALAAKSGDPAIAGQAAEWFMDYRNADGSVSEMCGNGIRVFARYLAEADLVDPTGPVPIGTRDGVKVVTYDGDRIAVDMGAPTLLPETKVSVGDRTWPARHVDVGNPHAVAFVDDLADAGTLLDEPGFDASVYPEGVNVEFVVRRGPLHVGMRVHERGSGETRSCGTGAVAVAVATAALDDVRPAEAANRCAGGTYRVDVPGGTLHITIRPDGHAVLAGPAEITARGEMTWLG; this is encoded by the coding sequence GTGACGAGCTTCGCGTGGCTGAAGGGCCACGGCACCGAGAACGACTTCGTGCTGCTGCCGGACCCGGAGGGGGACGTGCACGGCACGCTCGATGCTGCCTTCGTCGCGGGTCTCTGCCACCGGCGACGCGGGTTGGGCGCCGACGGGGTGATGCGGGTGATCCGTACGGCGGCACTCGCGGCGAAGTCCGGCGATCCCGCGATCGCGGGACAGGCCGCCGAGTGGTTCATGGACTACCGCAACGCCGATGGGTCCGTCTCGGAGATGTGCGGCAACGGGATCCGGGTGTTCGCGCGCTACCTCGCAGAGGCCGACCTCGTCGATCCCACCGGCCCGGTCCCGATCGGGACGCGAGACGGCGTCAAGGTCGTGACGTACGACGGGGACCGCATCGCCGTCGACATGGGCGCTCCGACGCTGCTGCCCGAGACCAAGGTGTCCGTGGGCGACCGGACGTGGCCCGCGCGGCACGTGGACGTCGGCAACCCTCACGCGGTCGCGTTCGTCGACGACCTCGCGGACGCCGGGACGCTGCTGGACGAACCCGGGTTCGACGCGTCGGTCTATCCGGAAGGTGTGAACGTGGAGTTCGTCGTACGGCGGGGACCGCTGCACGTCGGCATGCGGGTGCACGAGCGGGGTTCGGGCGAGACACGTTCCTGCGGCACCGGTGCGGTCGCGGTCGCGGTGGCCACGGCGGCACTCGACGACGTACGGCCCGCCGAGGCCGCCAATCGCTGCGCCGGCGGGACCTACCGCGTCGACGTCCCCGGAGGGACCTTGCACATCACGATCCGGCCGGACGGGCACGCGGTCCTGGCCGGGCCGGCCGAGATAACCGCTCGCGGTGAGATGACGTGGCTGGGATGA
- a CDS encoding TetR/AcrR family transcriptional regulator, with product MANTGRYPEIRDIACAIVREEGWSALSVRTLAARAGVAMGTVRHYFPTQAELYEDVARVTVPWDLEPPTGAWLRQPARERLRSTAAHLVAACTEPAPSWLTALATMPRVRGDVWWRHPTATVWFRRAVESVRDSLYGPAPRSAPFTSRLGDVDDAATLVAACVLGVGLLQASGALLDDELPTRLPDLITELLLDDRSGAPASVAS from the coding sequence ATGGCCAACACCGGCCGCTATCCGGAGATCCGCGACATCGCGTGCGCCATCGTTCGCGAGGAGGGGTGGAGCGCCTTGAGCGTCAGGACGCTGGCTGCCCGGGCCGGGGTCGCGATGGGGACCGTCCGGCACTACTTCCCGACCCAGGCCGAGCTGTACGAGGACGTGGCAAGGGTGACCGTGCCGTGGGATCTCGAGCCGCCGACGGGTGCATGGCTCCGACAACCCGCGCGCGAACGCCTCCGCAGCACGGCGGCGCACCTCGTGGCCGCCTGCACCGAGCCCGCGCCGAGCTGGCTGACCGCACTGGCCACGATGCCGCGGGTCCGTGGGGACGTGTGGTGGCGACACCCGACGGCCACGGTCTGGTTCCGTCGCGCCGTCGAGAGCGTCCGGGACAGCCTGTACGGGCCGGCGCCCAGGTCCGCACCGTTCACGTCCCGGCTCGGCGACGTCGATGACGCGGCCACGCTGGTGGCGGCCTGCGTCCTCGGCGTCGGACTGCTGCAGGCCTCGGGCGCTCTGCTCGACGACGAGCTCCCCACGCGCTTGCCCGACCTGATCACGGAGCTCCTGCTGGACGACCGCTCCGGCGCACCCGCGTCGGTCGCCAGCTGA
- a CDS encoding thioesterase family protein, whose translation MPHAPRRFDDVTAITAEAPAGGAFTAEVDPDWTIGGKPNGGYLLAALARAAVATAGHEHVLSASTHYLHSPDPGTVELTTSVLRKGRTADHVRVQMSQGGTPCVESTFMVGTLRTDATPYWDAGAPAAPTPPAAVAAPAAPTTPAAPKVTHGELGGELGGEPGGEPGGWFRVPGTSPTGVSAPIFDQVDLRLDPGVTGFARGRPSGAGELRGWLRLPEDEPFDPVALLYAVDALPPATFEVAPTGWVPTLEMTTYVRALPAPGPVTVLHRAQLIEDQRVDEVTTVFDSRGRLVAQATQLAGIRLG comes from the coding sequence ATGCCGCACGCGCCGCGCCGCTTCGACGACGTCACCGCGATCACCGCCGAGGCCCCGGCCGGAGGGGCGTTCACGGCTGAGGTCGATCCGGACTGGACGATCGGCGGCAAGCCGAACGGCGGCTACCTGCTCGCCGCCCTCGCGCGCGCCGCGGTCGCGACGGCGGGCCACGAGCACGTGCTGAGTGCGTCGACGCACTACCTGCACTCGCCCGACCCTGGGACGGTCGAGCTGACGACGTCGGTCCTGAGGAAAGGCCGGACCGCCGACCACGTGCGGGTGCAGATGAGCCAGGGCGGCACACCGTGCGTCGAGTCGACGTTCATGGTCGGGACGCTGCGGACCGACGCCACGCCGTACTGGGACGCCGGCGCTCCCGCTGCTCCGACCCCCCCGGCGGCCGTGGCGGCCCCGGCGGCTCCGACCACCCCGGCTGCTCCGAAGGTCACGCACGGTGAGCTCGGCGGGGAGCTCGGCGGGGAGCCGGGCGGGGAGCCGGGCGGCTGGTTCCGCGTTCCCGGGACCAGCCCCACGGGCGTCTCGGCACCGATCTTCGACCAGGTCGACCTGCGGCTGGACCCGGGCGTGACAGGTTTCGCGCGGGGACGCCCGAGCGGCGCGGGCGAGCTGCGGGGATGGCTGCGGCTGCCCGAGGACGAGCCGTTCGACCCGGTCGCGCTGCTCTACGCGGTCGACGCGCTGCCGCCGGCGACCTTCGAGGTCGCCCCGACCGGATGGGTGCCGACCCTCGAGATGACGACGTACGTCCGGGCACTGCCGGCGCCGGGCCCGGTCACGGTGCTGCATCGCGCTCAGCTGATCGAGGATCAGCGCGTCGACGAGGTCACCACCGTCTTCGACAGCCGCGGCCGGCTCGTCGCCCAGGCCACCCAGCTCGCCGGCATCCGGCTGGGCTGA